In the Deltaproteobacteria bacterium genome, CGGAAGCCGAGCCGGCGCGCGAGTGCCAGGAGCGCGTCCGGGTCGCTCGGCACGCGCTGGGTGCGCCGCTCCTGGACGATCTGCAGCTTGTGCTCGACGTCGCGCAGGAAGCGGTAGGCGGCGGCGAGCGCGGCGGCGAGAGCAGGCTCGACGTAGCCCGCGGCGGCGAGCGCACCGAGCGCGCCGAGCGTGCTGCGCACGCGCAGCCGCGGGTCCTTGCCGCCGTGCACGAGCTGCTGCGCCTGCACGAAGAACTCGACCTCGCGGATGCCGCCGCGCCCGAGCTTCACGTCGCGCGCCGCCTCGGGCCCGCCGAGCGTGGCGTCGACCCGTCGCTTCATGGCCTTCAGGTCCTCGATCGTGCCGAAGTCGAGGTAGCGGCGGTGGACGAAGGGCACGAGCTCGGCGAGGACGCGCTCGCCGAGGGCGCGGTCTCCCCCGACCGGCCTGGCCTTCAGCCAGGCGGCGCGCTCCCACGTCTGTCCCCAGGCCTCGTAGTAGGAGAGCGCCGCCGGGAGCGAGACGGCGACCGGCCCCTCCGCGCCCCCCGGGCGGAGCCGGAGATCGACGCGGAAGACGAGGCCGTCGCCGGTCACCTCGCCGAGCGCGCGCGTCACCTCCTCGGCGAGGCGCGAGAAGAACTGCCCGAGCGTGCGGCCGCCCGCCTGCTCGCCGTCGCGTTCGTAGACGTAGACCAGGTCGACGTCGGAGCTGTAGTTGAGCTCCTCGCCGCCGAGCTTGCCCATGCCGAGGACGACGAAGGCGGCGGGACGGCCCTCGCCCGGCACGAGCGCCTCGCCCCACTCGGCGGCGAGGCGGGCGCGCACGCTCGCCACGGCGGCCTCGATCACGCCCTCGGCGAGCGCGGTGAGCTCGCGCACCGTGTCCTCCACGCCGGCGAGGCCGAGGAGGTCGCGGCCGCCGATGCGCACCAGCTCGCGCCGGCGGTGGCGGCGGAGGACGGCCTGGAGCGCGGCGCGGGAGAGCAGTCCCGACGCGCCGGCCCCGGCCAGCGCCGCACGGTGCCCGTCCGGTCCCAGCGCGGGCACCTCGAAGACGCGCTCGAGGAGCGCCGGCCACGCGGCGCCCTCGGCGACCAGCGCGCCCGCGAGCGCCGGGCTGCCGCCGAGCAGGCGCAGCAGCGCCGCCGTGCGCCCGGGCGCCGGCGGCGCCTCCGCCGCCACGAGCCGCGCCAGCTGATCGAGCGCCACCGCGGGATCCGCGGCGGCGGCGAGGCCCTCCGCCACCTCGCCGGCGGGCGCGCGCGCGAGCCAGCCCGCGACCGCGCCCGCCGCCTCGGCCACCCGCGCGGTGTCCCGCGCCCCGCTCGCGGCGATCGCCCGTGCGAGCTCGTCGGGGGTCACGCCACCGACTGGCAGCCCGCCGGCTCGTCCCCCAGGTGCGCGCTCTCCCGCCAGCGCATGAGCTCGGCGAGCGCGCGCTCTGCCATCGCGAGCTTCTTGTCGCGCCCGCGCAGCGCTCGCGCGAGCGGCGGGAAGAGGCCGTAGTTCGCGTTCATGGGCTGGAACGACTTCTTGCCGCGCTGGGTGACGTAGGCGAGGAGCGAGCCGAGCGCGGTCGTACGCGGCGGGACGAGCGGCGCCTGGCCGTCGAGGAGCCGCCCCGCGTTCAGGCCCGCCAGCAGGCCCGTCGCCGCCGACTCGACGTAGCCCTCGACGCCCACCAGCTGCCCCGCCAGCAGGAGGCGCCGCCGCCCGATCACCTGGAGCGAGGGGAGGAGGAGCGCCGGCGCGTCGATGAAGGTGTTGCGGTGGAGGCTTCCGAGGCGCACGAACTCCGCCTGCGCGAGCCCGGGGATCATGCGGAAGACGCGCCGCTGCTCGGGATAGGTCATCTTGGTCTGGAAGCCGACCATGTTGAAGAGCCGTCCCTCGGCGTCGTCCTGGCGGAGCTGGACGCAGGCGTGGGGGCGCCCGCCGCTGCGCGGGTCGACCAGGCCGACGGGACGCATCGGGCCGAAGGCGAGCGTGTCGCGCCCGCGGCGCGCCATCTCCTCGATCGGCATGCAGCCCTCGAAGTAGATGCAGCGCTCGAAGTCGCGCGTCGGGACCTTCTCGGCGCTCACCACCGCCTCGACGAAGGCGTGGTACTGACCCCGGTCGAGCGGGCAGTTGATGTAGTCCTCGCCGCCCTTGTCGTAGCGCGAGGCCTTCCACGCGACGCCCATGTCGATCGACTCGGCGGTCACGATGGGCGCGACGGCGTCGTAGAAGTAGAGGTGGCGCGTGCCGAGGACGCGCTGCAGGGCCTCGGAGAGCGCCGGCGAGGTGAGCGGGCCCGTGGCGACGATGGTGAGCTCGGCGGGGATCTCGGCCACTTCTTCCCGGATGACCCGTACTGCCGGCAGCGCCTCGACCGCCTGCGTGATGCCGGTCGCGAAGTGCAGCCGGTCGACGGCGAGGCAGGCGCCCGCGGGCACGCGGGTCGCGTCCGCGACGCGCATGACGAGCGAGCCGAGGCGCCGCATCTCCTCCTTGAGCAGCCCCACCGCCGTCTCGAGGGTCGCGTTGCGAAAGGAGTTCGAGCACACGAGCTCGGCCAGGCGGTCCGTCAGGTGCGCCTCGGTGCCGCGCTGCGGGCGCATCTCGTAGAGGTCGACGCCGATGCCGCGCCGGGCGAGCTGCCAGGCGGCCTCGCAGCCGGCGAGGCCGCCCCCGACGATGGTGACCCGTCCGCTCACGACGAGGTCGCCCGGCGCGGCGCTCGCGCCGCCGGCGCCCGGCGTCGGCCGCTCACCTGCGCCGCCGCGCGGCGCCCGGGCAGGGGCGCGTAGTCGCCGCCGTCGCCGACATCGACCTGCTCCTGCCAGCCGCACCCGTCCTTCACGCAGCGGCGCACGGTGCCGTAGCGCTTGGTCACCTTCTCGGTCACGAACCCCGTCCCGCAGCGCGGGCAGGCCTCGGGCACCGGCCGGTCCCAGGCCACGAACTGGCACGCGGGATAGCGGCTGCAGCTGTAGAAGAGCTTCCCGCGCCGCGAGCGCCGCTCCATCAACTCGCCCTCGCCGCAGCCGAGGACGCACCGGACGCCCGTGGGCACGGGCTTGTGGAGCGGCTGCATGTTCTTGCACTCGGGATAGCCCGAGCAGCCGAGGAACTTGCCGTAGCGGCCGAAGCGCACCTGCATGGGCCGGCCGCACTGCTCGCACACCTCGTTCGTGGTCTCTGGCTCGACCGGTCGGATGGTCCCGTCGTCGGCGCGCCGGAAGTTCATCGTGTTCTTGCACTCGGGGTAGCCGCGGCAGGCGAGGAACTCGCCCCGCCGGCCCCACTTGATGACCATCGGCTGCCCGCACTTCTCGCACACGAGGTCGGTCGGGCGCTCCTCGCGCTTCACGTCGCGCATCTGGACCTCGGCCTGCTCGAGGTCCTTGGCGAACGGCTCCCAGAAGCGGCGGAGCGCGTCGACGTAGTGCTGCTGGCCCTCCTCGATGCGGTCGAGCTGGTCCTCCATGCCGGCCGTGAACTCGACGTTGAGCACGTCGGGAAACGACTCGACGAGGAGGTCGGTCACCAGGAAGCCCAGGTCGGTCGGCCTGAGCCGCCGCTGGTCGTCCTCGGTCACGTACTCCTTGTTCAGGATGGTGCCCATGATGCTGGCATAGGTGGACGGGCGCCCGATGCCCTTCTCCTCCAGCTCCTTGATGAGGGTCGCCTGCGTGAAGCGGGGCGGCGGCTGCGTGAAGTGCTGTTCGGGGACGAGCTCGAGGAGCCGGAGCCGGTCGCCCTCGGCGAGCGGCGGGAGCTGGCCCTCGCCCTCCTCCTCGGGATCGCGCTGCTCGTCGTCGCGGCCCTCGGTGTAGACGCGGATGAAGCCGTCGAACTTGAGCACCTGGCCGGTGGCCCGGAAGCGGCAGGTGCCCGCCTCGACGTCCACCGCGGTGGCGTCGTAGACCGCCGACTCCATCTGGCTCGCCACGAAGCGGTTCCAGATGAGCGTGTAGAGCGCGAGGCCGTCCTTGTCGAGGTAGGCGGCGACGCGCTCGGGCTCGTACTCCATCGAGGTCGGCCGGATCGCCTC is a window encoding:
- the topA gene encoding type I DNA topoisomerase, whose protein sequence is MARNLVIVESPAKARTLGKYLGRNYQVKASIGHVMDLPKSKFGVDIERDFAPEYHVIQGKAKVLEEIKKAAQDKENVYLAPDPDREGEAIAWHIAQKLGRRRRNVHRVLFNEITKKAVLEALRNPGKLDKNRFDAQQARRILDRLVGYKLSPLLWDKVRRGLSAGRVQSVAVRIICEREREIRAFTPEEYWTVEARLGAAEPPPFAARLAEVAGQKLDHKSFRLENRARVEEALRGLDGATWTVTKVERKERRRHPTPPFITSRLQQEASRKLGFQPSRTMRVAQRLYEGVELGPEGSVGLITYMRTDSTRIAGEALAAARDYIQGRYGAPYLPDSPQVYRSKKDAQDAHEAIRPTSMEYEPERVAAYLDKDGLALYTLIWNRFVASQMESAVYDATAVDVEAGTCRFRATGQVLKFDGFIRVYTEGRDDEQRDPEEEGEGQLPPLAEGDRLRLLELVPEQHFTQPPPRFTQATLIKELEEKGIGRPSTYASIMGTILNKEYVTEDDQRRLRPTDLGFLVTDLLVESFPDVLNVEFTAGMEDQLDRIEEGQQHYVDALRRFWEPFAKDLEQAEVQMRDVKREERPTDLVCEKCGQPMVIKWGRRGEFLACRGYPECKNTMNFRRADDGTIRPVEPETTNEVCEQCGRPMQVRFGRYGKFLGCSGYPECKNMQPLHKPVPTGVRCVLGCGEGELMERRSRRGKLFYSCSRYPACQFVAWDRPVPEACPRCGTGFVTEKVTKRYGTVRRCVKDGCGWQEQVDVGDGGDYAPLPGRRAAAQVSGRRRAPAARAPRRATSS
- a CDS encoding methylenetetrahydrofolate--tRNA-(uracil(54)-C(5))-methyltransferase (FADH(2)-oxidizing) TrmFO, which codes for MSGRVTIVGGGLAGCEAAWQLARRGIGVDLYEMRPQRGTEAHLTDRLAELVCSNSFRNATLETAVGLLKEEMRRLGSLVMRVADATRVPAGACLAVDRLHFATGITQAVEALPAVRVIREEVAEIPAELTIVATGPLTSPALSEALQRVLGTRHLYFYDAVAPIVTAESIDMGVAWKASRYDKGGEDYINCPLDRGQYHAFVEAVVSAEKVPTRDFERCIYFEGCMPIEEMARRGRDTLAFGPMRPVGLVDPRSGGRPHACVQLRQDDAEGRLFNMVGFQTKMTYPEQRRVFRMIPGLAQAEFVRLGSLHRNTFIDAPALLLPSLQVIGRRRLLLAGQLVGVEGYVESAATGLLAGLNAGRLLDGQAPLVPPRTTALGSLLAYVTQRGKKSFQPMNANYGLFPPLARALRGRDKKLAMAERALAELMRWRESAHLGDEPAGCQSVA